In the Leptospira limi genome, one interval contains:
- a CDS encoding imelysin family protein translates to MKTNSIRSKIIFYSFYILLVNCGTKPGQSSDNAQILGLVDTYFRNYSTSSLLLDISNNLILPKYTNLNNKISALQTAANAYVTTSDVTNLTNVRNAWIDADLAYRQIEWAYFGPASIPYNVYLYLDSFTRSYPIDPTSIESKITSNLAPTGLRVDGMDAVEYLLFKDNVTTTNTAFADTNRKTYLTKLIQDIKTQSGLLLYYWDKSRSSSFYNSFTTAGKGSVDYPNTKDGLTEITNQLVFFCNTMIDIKIAEPSGLRATNLGVKDITKVETPYANLSLDSLIQNLQGISDLGDVGLYRFLSLRNESIVPRLQEQIKATTTSVNNLKTKYGTLQNAITNGNQDVELMLDEFKELRVMISTELISSLGGTIGASTNDGD, encoded by the coding sequence ATGAAAACAAACAGCATTCGATCAAAAATTATCTTCTATAGTTTCTACATACTACTGGTCAATTGTGGAACAAAACCTGGCCAATCCTCTGATAATGCCCAAATATTAGGACTTGTTGATACTTACTTTCGAAACTATTCAACTTCCAGTTTACTGCTGGATATTTCTAATAATCTAATCCTTCCTAAATATACCAATTTAAACAACAAAATAAGCGCCTTGCAGACTGCTGCCAATGCATATGTAACAACATCTGATGTTACAAACCTTACAAATGTAAGAAATGCTTGGATTGATGCAGATTTAGCCTATCGGCAAATTGAATGGGCCTATTTTGGTCCCGCATCAATTCCTTATAATGTGTATTTATATTTAGATAGTTTTACTAGATCCTATCCCATTGATCCAACTTCCATTGAATCAAAAATCACTTCTAATTTAGCACCAACTGGATTAAGAGTTGATGGTATGGATGCAGTTGAATATCTACTTTTCAAAGACAATGTTACAACTACCAATACAGCATTTGCAGATACTAATCGAAAAACATACTTAACCAAACTCATTCAAGACATTAAAACACAATCAGGATTGTTACTATACTATTGGGATAAATCCAGATCATCTTCGTTTTATAATTCCTTCACAACAGCTGGGAAAGGAAGTGTTGATTACCCAAATACAAAAGACGGTTTAACTGAAATTACAAACCAATTGGTTTTTTTCTGTAATACAATGATCGATATTAAAATTGCCGAACCTTCTGGCTTACGTGCAACCAATTTAGGCGTAAAAGATATTACAAAAGTGGAAACTCCCTATGCAAATTTATCCTTAGACTCACTCATCCAAAATTTACAAGGAATTTCTGATTTAGGAGACGTAGGACTCTATCGATTTTTATCTCTCAGAAACGAATCCATAGTCCCAAGGCTACAAGAACAAATTAAAGCAACAACTACATCCGTTAATAATCTTAAAACAAAGTATGGAACTTTACAAAATGCTATTACAAACGGGAATCAGGATGTAGAGTTAATGTTAGATGAATTCAAAGAACTCAGAGTGATGATCAGCACAGAATTAATTAGTTCTCTTGGTGGGACCATTGGAGCGAGTACCAATGACGGTGATTAA
- a CDS encoding TonB-dependent receptor family protein, whose amino-acid sequence MNTFRFHFLLLLVLFFLLSQKNYAQSGTEEKEPTSQKNEGIHVIGNKKEDLKKIPGSAYILDNKYLQEASPTDPMEALRRAPGASVRFQDAAGLTPNIGFRGVSNEESRKTLILEDGILTSLSPYGQPESYYSPSIERMERIEVIKGSGSILFGPNTIGGIVNFVTKRPPVESTFYTKNVGGENGYLSTYNSYGKSFGSSAFEVSLLRKQGNGFRNYQNFDVTEGNVKWIQDWNENHSTTIKLGYHMQNAQSTYLGLSQGLFWKDPRINPAKYDEKQLNRSQTIISHNWKLTDEHAIIIRGYVSQAERNWARQDFLSGKSDEGDYLNPPIDTLRTYSPGIIGNRPGDSIYMRETYTSRDQSFLVGGVETKLESKFNTFGLKHETDLGVRFHGENNLTQTNVKKTDDPLGYLTKASLQDESLTNNLLQPSLPNFNLNRQERKIEAFASYFQDRIQLSENWKLIPGIRYEEVRQKAITTRRQATQEDYRLGAVLPNDVSVNRRSSSESRTHIILPGIGITYDITKKFIWFSGAHKGFSPPTFGTSFSPQGNDYRLKPETSTNYESGIRGDLTSYLYTELVGYKMYFRDQIINVNEVGGENGIRPTNTGYSTHTGGEAVVVWDPAKMQKSEWRIPIELIYSRIEAKSRSFNPFPVSQTSDGRELIEIVPAYTVNNYQFISSDTTGNYLPYVPKETITTAISISSPQGYYGRLEYQYIGKQYSDLLNTKDESEDGNKGIIPKVELWNTSLGYRSPDKWSVFINAKNIQDKQYVSGRLPTGIQPGPFRQINVGFTLEL is encoded by the coding sequence ATGAATACTTTCCGATTTCACTTCCTCTTACTTCTTGTTCTCTTTTTCTTACTGAGTCAAAAAAATTACGCACAATCTGGGACAGAAGAGAAAGAACCAACTTCTCAAAAGAACGAAGGAATCCATGTCATTGGTAACAAAAAAGAAGACCTAAAAAAAATCCCAGGTTCTGCTTATATCCTCGATAATAAATATCTACAAGAAGCATCACCAACTGATCCAATGGAAGCATTAAGGAGGGCTCCTGGAGCAAGCGTTAGGTTCCAAGACGCAGCAGGACTCACGCCTAATATCGGATTTCGAGGGGTAAGTAATGAAGAATCAAGAAAAACACTAATTCTTGAAGATGGTATTCTCACATCTCTCTCTCCTTATGGGCAACCAGAAAGTTATTACTCTCCATCAATTGAAAGAATGGAAAGAATTGAAGTGATTAAAGGATCTGGTTCCATTTTATTTGGACCCAATACAATTGGTGGAATTGTAAATTTTGTCACCAAACGTCCGCCAGTTGAATCGACTTTTTATACAAAAAACGTAGGTGGTGAAAATGGTTATCTTTCCACATATAATTCATATGGTAAAAGTTTTGGATCAAGTGCTTTTGAAGTTTCTCTCTTAAGAAAACAAGGAAATGGATTTCGTAATTATCAAAATTTTGATGTAACCGAAGGAAACGTTAAATGGATTCAAGATTGGAATGAGAACCATAGCACAACAATCAAATTAGGTTATCATATGCAAAATGCGCAGTCGACTTACTTAGGTTTGTCGCAAGGTTTATTTTGGAAAGACCCAAGAATCAATCCAGCTAAATATGATGAAAAACAATTAAATCGTAGCCAAACCATAATTTCACATAACTGGAAATTAACTGATGAACATGCTATCATTATTCGAGGATATGTTTCCCAAGCGGAAAGAAATTGGGCAAGACAAGACTTTTTATCTGGAAAATCCGATGAAGGAGATTATTTAAATCCGCCAATAGATACTCTCAGAACCTACTCTCCTGGAATCATTGGAAATCGACCTGGTGACAGTATCTATATGCGTGAAACATATACAAGCAGGGACCAATCTTTCTTAGTTGGCGGAGTAGAAACAAAACTTGAATCCAAATTTAATACATTTGGTTTAAAACACGAAACAGATCTCGGAGTCAGATTCCATGGTGAAAATAATCTCACACAAACAAATGTAAAAAAAACAGACGATCCATTAGGGTATCTAACCAAAGCAAGTCTTCAAGACGAATCCCTCACGAATAATCTATTACAACCTTCATTACCGAATTTTAACCTTAACCGACAAGAAAGAAAAATTGAAGCCTTTGCCTCTTATTTCCAAGACAGAATTCAATTGTCTGAAAATTGGAAATTGATTCCAGGGATTCGATATGAAGAAGTGAGACAAAAAGCAATTACAACAAGAAGGCAAGCAACACAAGAAGATTACAGATTAGGTGCTGTTTTACCTAATGATGTTTCTGTCAATAGAAGGAGTTCTAGTGAATCCAGAACTCATATCATCCTTCCTGGAATTGGAATCACTTATGATATCACAAAAAAATTCATTTGGTTTTCAGGAGCTCATAAAGGATTTTCTCCTCCTACCTTTGGAACTTCTTTTAGCCCACAAGGTAATGACTATCGACTCAAACCAGAAACTTCTACAAATTACGAATCAGGTATAAGAGGTGATCTAACTTCTTATCTTTATACAGAACTAGTTGGTTATAAAATGTATTTTCGTGATCAAATCATCAACGTGAACGAAGTTGGTGGTGAAAACGGAATCAGGCCAACTAACACAGGTTACTCTACACATACTGGTGGTGAAGCAGTTGTCGTTTGGGATCCAGCAAAAATGCAAAAATCAGAATGGAGAATTCCCATTGAGTTGATTTACTCTCGCATTGAAGCCAAATCAAGAAGTTTTAATCCTTTCCCAGTATCCCAAACTAGTGATGGCCGTGAATTGATAGAGATTGTACCAGCTTATACAGTCAATAATTACCAATTCATTTCAAGTGATACAACAGGAAATTATTTACCGTATGTTCCAAAAGAAACAATTACAACAGCAATTTCGATATCGTCACCTCAAGGGTATTATGGTCGTCTAGAATACCAATACATTGGAAAACAATATTCAGATTTACTAAACACAAAAGATGAATCGGAAGATGGAAACAAAGGGATCATTCCAAAAGTAGAATTATGGAATACTAGTTTGGGTTACCGTTCACCTGACAAATGGTCAGTGTTCATCAATGCAAAAAACATCCAAGACAAACAATATGTCTCGGGAAGGTTACCAACTGGGATCCAACCTGGTCCATTCCGCCAAATCAATGTTGGTTTTACTTTGGAATTATAA
- a CDS encoding HTTM domain-containing protein, whose amino-acid sequence MTVIKNFNHPVSSLSLQFLRFGYGLTTTIVVIRYFYFGWIHTYLVQPTFFFKHFGLEWIPNIPSTFTYLLFFILLLTSIGILLGYFVRINLLIFTIGFTWFHFIDATIYLNHYYLISILGFLLWLSPISKYDTPLIGIQNWIHTPIPIAKLWIVAFRLQIGLVYFFGGLAKLQPDWMWEALPLKLWLYQSEGKLPWLDPILGLPVTAYVFSWIGILFDLSIPFLLSIRRFRLYAWSLVLLFHSFTSFLFPIGVFPIVMSLSSLVFFPPNWPKQVWNRFLKQNDHKIQLEDDENEMPSNSRLFPIEWILIVFLLFQILIPFRHLIYPGQVIWTEEGIKFSWQVMVADKVGEALFFVQGKSIDPRNELTEYQYRMMVIQPEHLIQYAKHIQSKAAIETGQSGLPVYVQSHVSLNGKQARPLFSPDLDLTKIEINFLPLKGLIR is encoded by the coding sequence ATGACGGTGATTAAAAATTTTAATCACCCCGTCTCCTCTTTATCATTACAGTTTCTAAGATTTGGTTATGGGCTTACAACGACGATCGTCGTCATTCGATACTTTTATTTTGGATGGATCCATACCTACCTCGTCCAACCTACTTTTTTCTTCAAACATTTTGGCCTGGAATGGATTCCAAATATACCATCAACTTTTACATACCTTCTCTTTTTCATTTTACTTTTAACTTCCATTGGCATTTTACTTGGTTATTTTGTAAGAATTAATTTATTGATTTTTACAATCGGATTCACTTGGTTTCATTTTATAGATGCAACCATTTACCTAAATCATTATTATCTGATTTCGATTTTAGGTTTTTTACTTTGGTTATCTCCAATCTCAAAATATGATACACCGCTCATAGGAATTCAAAATTGGATCCATACTCCCATTCCAATCGCAAAACTATGGATTGTTGCATTTCGTTTGCAAATTGGATTGGTTTATTTTTTTGGTGGACTTGCCAAATTACAACCCGATTGGATGTGGGAAGCATTACCTTTAAAATTATGGTTATACCAATCCGAAGGGAAACTTCCTTGGCTCGATCCAATTCTTGGATTACCAGTTACCGCTTATGTTTTCTCATGGATTGGGATCCTATTTGATCTATCGATACCTTTTTTACTAAGTATCCGCCGCTTTCGATTGTATGCATGGAGTCTTGTCCTTCTCTTTCATTCATTTACGTCGTTTTTATTTCCGATTGGTGTTTTTCCAATTGTGATGAGTTTATCTTCTTTAGTATTTTTTCCTCCAAACTGGCCAAAACAAGTATGGAATCGATTTCTTAAACAGAATGATCATAAGATTCAATTGGAAGACGATGAGAATGAAATGCCATCAAACAGTCGTTTGTTCCCAATCGAATGGATTCTCATTGTTTTCCTTCTATTTCAAATTCTAATTCCTTTTCGCCACTTAATTTATCCTGGTCAGGTGATTTGGACAGAAGAAGGGATTAAATTTTCATGGCAAGTGATGGTAGCCGATAAAGTGGGTGAAGCCCTCTTTTTTGTCCAAGGCAAATCCATTGATCCAAGGAACGAACTTACAGAATACCAATACAGAATGATGGTGATTCAACCTGAACATCTCATTCAATACGCCAAACACATCCAATCGAAAGCCGCAATCGAAACAGGCCAAAGTGGTCTACCAGTGTATGTTCAATCTCATGTATCATTGAACGGTAAACAAGCAAGGCCCTTATTCTCACCCGATCTAGATTTAACTAAAATTGAAATTAATTTTTTACCATTAAAAGGACTCATTCGATGA
- a CDS encoding di-heme oxidoreductase family protein → MKYIHLILVLISFAIVNCKTNPNDDEKNSLLLVALLSATSCSAGDSLNDPCEQYSGGETTTFDSTESAFDLEAANVLDSRRSIDFQDGNANFNRTWLPAGNSSVTGLGPVFNNRSCQSCHVKDGRGRPPADGTSLSSMLIRLSIPGNNPTTGGPVAMTNFGTQLNTEGIIEYGTGTQIPKEGIVTITYTEEPGTFPDGESYSLRKPSYAITWNVGGGATQINVANPGQPYHPTNNASGSYLISPRTSPMMPGLGLLEAIPEATIRSFADEFDTNGDGISGRPNIVWDTAQAKTFLGRFGWKANQPNLNHQNASAFLGDIGLTTSIFPTENCATGQNLCSSSPTGNGTNPEISNDRLARVTFYTSLVSVPGRRGWKTEDVRKGKEIFIQIGCASCHIPRIKTGDHPIPEVANQEIRPYTDLLIHDMGDGLSDFRPDFKASGNEWRTTPLWGLGLIERVNGHELLLHDGRARGIQEAILWHGGEAEQSKNSFKSLTKDQRTKLISFLKSL, encoded by the coding sequence ATGAAATACATCCACCTTATCCTTGTTCTAATATCATTTGCCATTGTGAATTGCAAAACCAATCCAAATGATGACGAGAAAAATTCTTTGTTACTTGTGGCACTTTTATCTGCTACTTCCTGTTCTGCGGGAGACTCACTGAACGACCCTTGCGAACAATACAGTGGTGGAGAAACCACAACATTCGATTCAACAGAATCTGCCTTTGATCTTGAAGCTGCCAATGTTTTAGATTCCAGAAGGTCTATTGATTTCCAAGATGGAAATGCTAACTTTAACCGAACATGGTTACCGGCAGGTAACTCTTCAGTTACTGGACTTGGCCCAGTTTTTAATAACAGGTCTTGCCAAAGTTGCCATGTAAAGGATGGACGTGGACGCCCTCCCGCAGACGGAACAAGTTTATCCTCCATGTTGATTCGTTTGAGTATTCCAGGAAACAACCCAACAACAGGGGGACCTGTTGCGATGACAAATTTCGGGACACAATTGAACACAGAAGGGATTATCGAATATGGAACTGGGACTCAAATTCCAAAAGAAGGAATTGTTACCATTACGTATACAGAGGAACCAGGAACCTTTCCCGATGGAGAGTCCTATTCATTAAGAAAACCAAGTTATGCAATCACATGGAATGTGGGAGGTGGAGCCACTCAAATCAACGTAGCAAACCCTGGCCAACCTTACCACCCAACAAACAATGCTTCTGGATCCTATCTGATCTCACCAAGAACATCACCTATGATGCCAGGACTCGGCTTACTGGAAGCAATCCCAGAAGCCACCATACGATCGTTTGCTGATGAATTCGATACAAATGGAGATGGGATTTCAGGTAGACCTAATATTGTTTGGGACACCGCACAAGCTAAAACGTTCTTAGGTAGATTTGGTTGGAAAGCAAACCAACCAAACTTAAACCACCAAAATGCGAGTGCCTTTCTTGGAGACATTGGTCTCACAACATCCATTTTTCCTACAGAAAATTGCGCAACAGGGCAAAACTTATGCTCCTCCAGTCCCACTGGAAACGGAACAAATCCTGAAATTTCAAATGATCGTCTAGCGAGAGTTACATTCTATACAAGTTTAGTCAGTGTTCCTGGCCGAAGGGGATGGAAAACTGAAGATGTTAGAAAAGGAAAAGAAATTTTCATTCAAATAGGATGTGCATCTTGTCATATCCCTAGAATCAAAACAGGAGATCATCCTATTCCTGAAGTAGCAAACCAAGAGATTAGGCCTTATACAGATTTACTCATCCATGATATGGGAGATGGGCTAAGTGATTTCCGACCTGATTTTAAAGCGAGTGGGAATGAATGGAGGACAACACCATTATGGGGATTGGGTCTGATCGAAAGAGTCAATGGTCATGAACTTCTATTACATGACGGCAGGGCAAGAGGAATCCAGGAAGCGATTCTTTGGCATGGTGGCGAAGCAGAACAATCCAAAAATAGCTTTAAGTCATTAACCAAAGACCAAAGAACCAAATTAATTTCATTTCTAAAATCATTATGA